A region of Arabidopsis thaliana chromosome 5, partial sequence DNA encodes the following proteins:
- a CDS encoding light-independent protochlorophyllide reductase subunit, translating into MSVNDREDSSADLYNGQLLRDIKEVSKALYLTNGPQRPVLSLSPPVRSQSVSRTTEIGLVLSNKKKKSLVPWNWKKPLNAIAHFGQRRFDVCFLLHVHSIEGLPLNLDGTKLVVQWKRKDEVMTTQPSKVLQGTAEFEETLTHRCSVYGSKHGPHRSAKYQVKLFLIYVSPVDAPWLVLGKHWIDLTRILPLSLEEMEGTRSTRKWNTSFKLSGLAESAVLNLSFDYSVVTSSVCDSTSKNVMLRRVGSVPSMDHRSPPLDDGKVVNEVSPSLSLNLSQSIDFLYEKLGEQNPQRSTGTEVELGLETDKQAADSDDSGKGVETFQQERSGLEESNDPNTESSRIEIIDVHEILKDEDESVFEETYFIDQLSVAALKSEPSNLLPKHSVDGTPKSTFSSQVISESSESKSPSAMDDSTEKENFLEVKSSYKAAKISMTSLSLDDITESVANDFLNMLELEECSYVYTSDGEPTSPRESLLREFEKEAFASGNFLLDLNGEAEYVSDIDEKSNDFSFSASSLDVGENKREGKSQLLIDRRKAKVLEDLETETLLRECDFDDNSFDNSLCVCSDGFGSPIELPVDKGLDLLPLGDNIGPSVWTKGGGCIRSMNHLLFRESKEASQLIMQVSVPVVLVSELGSDILEILQIFAASGIEGLCSEVNALIPLEDIMGKTIHEVVDVTKFKRTGQDCSDKSKGVVVQKPPGQLHLCSSNEEFGSSMCPSNVPLEDVTSLAIDEIYILSIEGLKIQCSMSDQDPPSGIAPKPMDQSDALELIRFSLTLDEWLRLDQGMLENKDQDLASNGKGHTLRNKLTLALQVLLRDPSLNNEPIGASMLALIQVERSLDSPNSSLCSLAQEGRNKESFGYDTQLWRITEIGLAGLKIEPGADHPWCTKSQQQSGSRWLLANGTDKTIKCQASESKVIIVSNVQATRKRLDTLWSIISDRHHQEGITVMSGDLTSDTEPS; encoded by the exons ATGTCTGTGAATGATAGAGAGGATTCATCAGCAGATTTATATAATGGACAGCTTTTGAGAGACATTAAGGAGGTAAGTAAAGCTCTTTACTTGACCAATGGACCTCAAAGACCGGTGCTTTCGTTGTCTCCTCCTGTTCGATCTCAATCTGTTTCGAGAACTACAGAGATTGGGTTAGTATTGtcaaataagaagaagaaatcgtTGGTACCATGGAATTGGAAGAAGCCTTTGAATGCTATAGCTCATTTTGGGCAGCGTAggtttgatgtttgttttctactCCATGTTCATTCCATTGAAGGGTTGCCTTTGAATTTGGATGGTACTAAGTTAGTTGTGCAGTGGAAGAGGAAAGATGAAGTGATGACTACTCAACCTTCCAAGGTTTTGCAAGGAACTGCTGAGTTTGAAGAGACCTTAACGCATAGATGTTCGGTATACGGTAGTAAACATGGGCCTCATCGTTCTGCAAAGTATCAAGTGAAGCTTTTTTTGATCTATGTCTCTCCTGTTGATGCTCCATGGCTTGTATTAGGTAAGCATTGGATTGATCTTACAAGGATATTGCCGTTGTCTCTGGAGGAAATGGAAGGTACAAGAAGCACGAGAAAGTGGAACACGAGCTTCAAATTATCTGGCCTGGCGGAGTCTGCAGTGTTGAATCTTAGTTTTGATTACTCAGTTGTCACCAGTTCAGTCTGTGACTCTACAAGTAAAAATGTGATGCTGAGGCGGGTTGGTAGTGTTCCAAGTATGGACCATAGATCTCCACCGCTTGATGATGGAAAGGTTGTCAATGAAGTCTCCCCGAGTCTGAGTTTGAATCTTTCCCAGTCAATAGATTTTCTCTATGAGAAACTTGGCGAACAAAACCCACAAAGATCAACAGGAACTGAGGTAGAACTAGGTTTGGAGACTGACAAACAAGCAGCTGATTCTGATGACAGTGGAAAAGGAGTAGAGACGTTTCAGCAAGAAAGATCCGGGCTGGAAGAAAGCAATGATCCAAATACAGAGTCCTCGAGAATTGAAATTATTGATGTCCATGAGATActtaaagatgaagatgaatccGTTTTCGAGGAAACCTATTTTATTGATCAGTTATCAGTGGCCGCACTAAAAAGTGAACCAAGTAATTTGTTGCCAAAACATTCAGTTGATGGAACACCCAAGTCAACTTTCAGTAGCCAGGTAATTTCTGAGTCATCTGAGAGTAAATCTCCATCGGCAATGGATGATAgtacagagaaagaaaactttttggAAGTTAAATCTAGTTATAAAGCCGCCAAAATATCAATGACGTCACTAAGCTTGGATGACATTACTGAGTCTGTAGCTAATGATTTTCTAAACATGCTTGAACTTGAGGAGTGTTCTTATGTTTATACCTCAGATGGTGAACCTACATCTCCTCGTGAATCTCTGCTTCGAGAGTTTGAGAAGGAAGCTTTCGCTTCTGGAAACTTTCTCTTAGATTTAAATGGAGAAGCAGAATATGTTTCTGATATTGATGAGAAATCGAATGATTTCTCATTCTCTGCAAGTTCTTTGGATGTTGGGGAAAACAAGCGTGAGGGAAAATCTCAGCTGTTAATAGACAGGAGAAAGGCCAAGGTACTTGAAGACTTGGAAACTGAAACTTTATTGCGAGAGTGTGATTTTGATGACAACAGTTTTGATAACTCTTTATGTGTTTGCTCTGATGGGTTTGGAAGTCCAATAGAGCTTCCAGTTGACAAGGGATTAGATTTGCTTCCACTTGGAGATAATATTGGTCCTTCTGTTTGGACAAAAGGGGGAGGGTGTATTCGGTCCATGAATCATTTACTGTTCAGAGAGTCTAAGGAGGCATCACAACTGATCATGCAAGTTTCAGTCCCGGTGGTGCTAGTATCAGAATTAGGTTCTGATATCCTTGAAATACTACAAATTTTTGCAGCTTCTGGAATTGAAGGACTTTGCTCTGAAGTTAATGCATTAATTCCTTTGGAAGATATTATGGGGAAGACAATACATGAAGTTGTCGATGTCACAAAATTTAAGAG AACTGGACAGGATTGTTCTGACAAGAGTAAAGGTGTCGTGGTTCAGAAACCACCAGGACAGCTGCATTTGTGTTCTTCAAATGAAGAATTTGGATCCAGTATGTGTCCAAGTAATGTACCTCTTGAAGATGTCACTTCCTTAGCTATTGATGAGATATACATTCTCTCGATAGAAGGATTAAAGATTCAATGCAGCATGTCAGATCAAGATCCACCATCAGGAATTGCACCAAAACCCATGGATCAGTCTGACGCTCTAGAGTTGATACGTTTTTCCTTAACCTTGGATGAGTGGTTAAGGCTTGACCAGGGAATGCtagaaaacaaagatcaaGATTTAGCTTCTAATGGAAAGGGTCATACGTTAAGGAACAAATTGACACTTGCTCTTCAAGTGTTACTTCGAGATCCATCCCTAAATAATGAACCTATTGGTGCATCTATGCTTGCTCTGATTCAAGTTGAAAGGTCTTTGGATTCCCCAAATTCATCTTTATGTAGTTTGGCTCAAGAAGGAAGAAATAAGGAATCCTTTGGATATGATACGCAGTTGTGGAGAATCACTGAAATTGGTCTAGCGGGTTTGAAAATTGAGCCTGGTGCAGACCATCCATGGTGTACGAAATCACAACAACAGTCTGGATCCCGCTGGTTACTTGCCAATGGTACTGACAAAACCATAAAGTGTCAAGCTTCAGAGTCAAAGGTGATCATTGTATCAAACGTGCAAGCAACTAGAAAGAGGTTGGACACATTGTGGAGTATAATATCTGATAGGCACCATCAAGAAG GAATCACTGTGATGAGCGGAGACTTGACGTCAGATACCGAGCCTTCATAG
- the WRKY50 gene encoding WRKY DNA-binding protein 50 (WRKY DNA-binding protein 50 (WRKY50); CONTAINS InterPro DOMAIN/s: DNA-binding WRKY (InterPro:IPR003657); BEST Arabidopsis thaliana protein match is: WRKY DNA-binding protein 51 (TAIR:AT5G64810.1); Has 30201 Blast hits to 17322 proteins in 780 species: Archae - 12; Bacteria - 1396; Metazoa - 17338; Fungi - 3422; Plants - 5037; Viruses - 0; Other Eukaryotes - 2996 (source: NCBI BLink).) has product MNDADTNLGSSFSDDTHSVFEFPELDLSDEWMDDDLVSAVSGMNQSYGYQTSDVAGALFSGSSSCFSHPESPSTKTYVAATATASADNQNKKEKKKIKGRVAFKTRSEVEVLDDGFKWRKYGKKMVKNSPHPRNYYKCSVDGCPVKKRVERDRDDPSFVITTYEGSHNHSSMN; this is encoded by the exons ATGAATGATGCAGACACAAACTTGGGGAGTAGTTTCAGCGATGATACTCACTCTGTGTTCGAGTTTCCGGAGCTAGACTTGTCAGATGAATGGATGGATGATGATCTTGTGTCTGCGGTTTCCGGGATGAATCAGTCTTATGGTTATCAGACTAGTGATGTTGCTGGTGCTTTATTCTCAGGTTCTTCTAGCTGTTTCAGTCATCCTGAATCTCCAAGTACCAAAACTTATGTTGCTGCTACAGCCACTGCTTCTGCCG acaaccaaaacaagaaagaaaagaaaaaaattaaagggAGAGTTGCGTTCAAGACACGGTCCGAGGTGGAAGTGCTTGACGACGGGTTCAAGTGGAGAAAGTATgggaagaagatggtgaagaaCAGCCCACATCCAAG AAACTACTACAAATGTTCAGTTGATGGCTGTCCCGTGAAGAAAAGGGTTGAACGAGACAGAGATGATCCGAGCTTTGTGATAACAACTTACGAGGGTTCCCACAATCACTCAAGCATGAACTAA
- a CDS encoding Cysteine/Histidine-rich C1 domain family protein (Cysteine/Histidine-rich C1 domain family protein; FUNCTIONS IN: zinc ion binding; LOCATED IN: intracellular; EXPRESSED IN: 21 plant structures; EXPRESSED DURING: 11 growth stages; CONTAINS InterPro DOMAIN/s: Zinc finger, PHD-type, conserved site (InterPro:IPR019786), DC1 (InterPro:IPR004146), Zinc finger, PHD-type (InterPro:IPR001965), Zinc finger, RanBP2-type (InterPro:IPR001876), C1-like (InterPro:IPR011424); BEST Arabidopsis thaliana protein match is: Cysteine/Histidine-rich C1 domain family protein (TAIR:AT5G43030.1); Has 1807 Blast hits to 1807 proteins in 277 species: Archae - 0; Bacteria - 0; Metazoa - 736; Fungi - 347; Plants - 385; Viruses - 0; Other Eukaryotes - 339 (source: NCBI BLink).) produces MGEIDKIRDGFLGAVKLAVHRHFLFPTNISSKCRVCSIERLEPTKVLTCNQCEFSLHEDCIEITSPSHHKHPLKLHERIIGYRRRDQCCLCRYKLLDMFYNCSRCMFEVCMACLKRPLLIYKTTSHKHPLSLMPIDSVSFTCDACGSVDNSSYPCTCLQCCFIIHRDCIDLPSVISINRHDHRISHVDILRPEEWICGVCHKIINNQYGAYSCSVCHYAVHSKCAIRDDVWDGKELDGIPEEEGDNKTEDITPFEVIDDKVIKHFSHEHILRFIYQDVLIRDENQRCYACVLPFYYDACYICTHCDFILHETCANLPRTKRHELHKNHFTLYPNPKPGEDLELSKSFFTCVACQRPSNGFRYESGNVKLDVRCATISDEFNHDSHLHSLFILSLFPRECSACDQMVYGSLSCVKLDFFLCFKCATLPKEVFNKNDKHPLYLRYSGYRYGNYWCEICEKPTDPRKWFYSCDKCCSTLHIDCVLGKSPYMRPGHSFLLCSREFQVVSNNHTSRPFCTICSLRCKDAFVLKSKDETDTSCLCSLKCLDSLVMSMQRIKL; encoded by the coding sequence ATGGGAGAGATAGACAAAATCCGTGACGGGTTTCTTGGTGCAGTTAAATTGGCAGTTCATCGTCAttttttgttccctacaaACATTTCCTCTAAATGCAGAGTGTGTTCCATAGAGAGACTTGAACCCACCAAAGTCTTGACTTGTAATCAATGCGAGTTTTCTCTTCATGAAGACTGCATTGAGATCACCAGCCCTTCTCATCATAAGCATCCTCTTAAGCTGCATGAACGTATCATAGGTTACCGTAGACGGGACCAATGTTGTCTTTGTAGATACAAGTTATTGGATATGTTCTACAATTGTTCACGTTGTATGTTCGAGGTGTGTATGGCTTGTCTGAAGAGGCCATTACTTATCTACAAGACAACATCCCACAAGCACCCGCTTTCCCTTATGCCCATCGATTCTGTCTCCTTCACTTGCGATGCTTGCGGCTCTGTAGATAATTCCTCATATCCTTGCACATGTCTTCAATGTTGCTTCATCATTCATAGAGATTGCATTGATTTACCTAGTGTTATAAGTATTAATCGTCATGATCACCGTATTTCTCATGTCGATATTCTTAGACCGGAGGAGTGGATATGCGGAGTTTGCCATAAAATTATCAATAACCAATATGGAGCGTATTCTTGCTCGGTTTGTCATTATGCAGTCCATTCCAAGTGCGCAATAAGGGATGATGTATGGGATGGGAAAGAACTTGATGGAATACCTGAAGAAGAGGGAGATAACAAAACCGAGGATATAACGCCATTTGAGGTGATTGATGACAAAGTTATAAAACACTTTAGtcatgaacatatattaagaTTTATTTATCAAGATGTTCTTATTCGCGACGAAAACCAAAGATGCTACGCATGCGTTCTTCCATTCTACTACGATGCATGCTATATATGCACGCATTGTGATTTCATTCTTCATGAAACATGCGCTAATCTTCCGCGGACAAAAAGGCATGAGTTACACAAGAATCACTTTACTCTTTACCCGAATCCTAAACCTGGAGAAGATCTCGAGCTTTCCAAAAGCTTTTTCACATGTGTTGCTTGTCAAAGACCAAGCAACGGGTTTAGGTACGAGAGCGGAAATGTAAAGTTGGATGTTCGTTGTGCTACAATCTCAGACGAGTTTAACCATGATAGTCATTTGCATTCCTTATTTATCCTCTCACTTTTTCCTCGGGAGTGCTCGGCGTGTGACCAAATGGTGTACGGCTCACTGAGTTGTGTTAaacttgatttctttttgtgcTTCAAATGTGCTACTTTACCAAAAGAGGTCTTCAACAAGAACGACAAACATCCTCTCTATCTACGATACAGTGGATATCGCTACGGTAATTATTGGTGTGAGATATGCGAAAAACCAACCGATCCAAGGAAGTGGTTTTACTCATGTGACAAATGTTGTTCGACTCTTCATATCGACTGCGTACTCGGTAAATCACCTTACATGAGGCCAGGGCacagttttcttttatgtagTCGTGAGTTCCAAGTGGTTTCCAATAACCATACATCTCGACCGTTTTGTACTATATGTTCGTTGCGATGCAAAGATGCTTTTGTTCTGAAGAGCAAGGATGAGACTGATACATCATGCCTATGTTCTCTTAAATGTCTCGATTCTCTTGTGATGAGTATGCAACGTATTAAACTGTAA
- a CDS encoding light-independent protochlorophyllide reductase subunit, translating into MSVNDREDSSADLYNGQLLRDIKEVSKALYLTNGPQRPVLSLSPPVRSQSVSRTTEIGLVLSNKKKKSLVPWNWKKPLNAIAHFGQRRFDVCFLLHVHSIEGLPLNLDGTKLVVQWKRKDEVMTTQPSKVLQGTAEFEETLTHRCSVYGSKHGPHRSAKYQVKLFLIYVSPVDAPWLVLGKHWIDLTRILPLSLEEMEGTRSTRKWNTSFKLSGLAESAVLNLSFDYSVVTSSVCDSTSKNVMLRRVGSVPSMDHRSPPLDDGKVVNEVSPSLSLNLSQSIDFLYEKLGEQNPQRSTGTEVELGLETDKQAADSDDSGKGVETFQQERSGLEESNDPNTESSRIEIIDVHEILKDEDESVFEETYFIDQLSVAALKSEPSNLLPKHSVDGTPKSTFSSQVISESSESKSPSAMDDSTEKENFLEVKSSYKAAKISMTSLSLDDITESVANDFLNMLELEECSYVYTSDGEPTSPRESLLREFEKEAFASGNFLLDLNGEAEYVSDIDEKSNDFSFSASSLDVGENKREGKSQLLIDRRKAKVLEDLETETLLRECDFDDNSFDNSLCVCSDGFGSPIELPVDKGLDLLPLGDNIGPSVWTKGGGCIRSMNHLLFRESKEASQLIMQVSVPVVLVSELGSDILEILQIFAASGIEGLCSEVNALIPLEDIMGKTIHEVVDVTKFKRTGQDCSDKSKGVVVQKPPGQLHLCSSNEEFGSSMCPSNVPLEDVTSLAIDEIYILSIEGLKIQCSMSDQDPPSGIAPKPMDQSDALELIRFSLTLDEWLRLDQGMLENKDQDLASNGKGHTLRNKLTLALQVLLRDPSLNNEPIGASMLALIQVERSLDSPNSSLCSLAQEGRNKESFGYDTQLWRITEIGLAGLKIEPGADHPWCTKSQQQSGSRWLLANGTDKTIKCQASESKVIIVSNVQATRKRLDTLWSIISDRHHQEGDLSNSAASVPFTRNLDVIFSNEVTERS; encoded by the exons ATGTCTGTGAATGATAGAGAGGATTCATCAGCAGATTTATATAATGGACAGCTTTTGAGAGACATTAAGGAGGTAAGTAAAGCTCTTTACTTGACCAATGGACCTCAAAGACCGGTGCTTTCGTTGTCTCCTCCTGTTCGATCTCAATCTGTTTCGAGAACTACAGAGATTGGGTTAGTATTGtcaaataagaagaagaaatcgtTGGTACCATGGAATTGGAAGAAGCCTTTGAATGCTATAGCTCATTTTGGGCAGCGTAggtttgatgtttgttttctactCCATGTTCATTCCATTGAAGGGTTGCCTTTGAATTTGGATGGTACTAAGTTAGTTGTGCAGTGGAAGAGGAAAGATGAAGTGATGACTACTCAACCTTCCAAGGTTTTGCAAGGAACTGCTGAGTTTGAAGAGACCTTAACGCATAGATGTTCGGTATACGGTAGTAAACATGGGCCTCATCGTTCTGCAAAGTATCAAGTGAAGCTTTTTTTGATCTATGTCTCTCCTGTTGATGCTCCATGGCTTGTATTAGGTAAGCATTGGATTGATCTTACAAGGATATTGCCGTTGTCTCTGGAGGAAATGGAAGGTACAAGAAGCACGAGAAAGTGGAACACGAGCTTCAAATTATCTGGCCTGGCGGAGTCTGCAGTGTTGAATCTTAGTTTTGATTACTCAGTTGTCACCAGTTCAGTCTGTGACTCTACAAGTAAAAATGTGATGCTGAGGCGGGTTGGTAGTGTTCCAAGTATGGACCATAGATCTCCACCGCTTGATGATGGAAAGGTTGTCAATGAAGTCTCCCCGAGTCTGAGTTTGAATCTTTCCCAGTCAATAGATTTTCTCTATGAGAAACTTGGCGAACAAAACCCACAAAGATCAACAGGAACTGAGGTAGAACTAGGTTTGGAGACTGACAAACAAGCAGCTGATTCTGATGACAGTGGAAAAGGAGTAGAGACGTTTCAGCAAGAAAGATCCGGGCTGGAAGAAAGCAATGATCCAAATACAGAGTCCTCGAGAATTGAAATTATTGATGTCCATGAGATActtaaagatgaagatgaatccGTTTTCGAGGAAACCTATTTTATTGATCAGTTATCAGTGGCCGCACTAAAAAGTGAACCAAGTAATTTGTTGCCAAAACATTCAGTTGATGGAACACCCAAGTCAACTTTCAGTAGCCAGGTAATTTCTGAGTCATCTGAGAGTAAATCTCCATCGGCAATGGATGATAgtacagagaaagaaaactttttggAAGTTAAATCTAGTTATAAAGCCGCCAAAATATCAATGACGTCACTAAGCTTGGATGACATTACTGAGTCTGTAGCTAATGATTTTCTAAACATGCTTGAACTTGAGGAGTGTTCTTATGTTTATACCTCAGATGGTGAACCTACATCTCCTCGTGAATCTCTGCTTCGAGAGTTTGAGAAGGAAGCTTTCGCTTCTGGAAACTTTCTCTTAGATTTAAATGGAGAAGCAGAATATGTTTCTGATATTGATGAGAAATCGAATGATTTCTCATTCTCTGCAAGTTCTTTGGATGTTGGGGAAAACAAGCGTGAGGGAAAATCTCAGCTGTTAATAGACAGGAGAAAGGCCAAGGTACTTGAAGACTTGGAAACTGAAACTTTATTGCGAGAGTGTGATTTTGATGACAACAGTTTTGATAACTCTTTATGTGTTTGCTCTGATGGGTTTGGAAGTCCAATAGAGCTTCCAGTTGACAAGGGATTAGATTTGCTTCCACTTGGAGATAATATTGGTCCTTCTGTTTGGACAAAAGGGGGAGGGTGTATTCGGTCCATGAATCATTTACTGTTCAGAGAGTCTAAGGAGGCATCACAACTGATCATGCAAGTTTCAGTCCCGGTGGTGCTAGTATCAGAATTAGGTTCTGATATCCTTGAAATACTACAAATTTTTGCAGCTTCTGGAATTGAAGGACTTTGCTCTGAAGTTAATGCATTAATTCCTTTGGAAGATATTATGGGGAAGACAATACATGAAGTTGTCGATGTCACAAAATTTAAGAG AACTGGACAGGATTGTTCTGACAAGAGTAAAGGTGTCGTGGTTCAGAAACCACCAGGACAGCTGCATTTGTGTTCTTCAAATGAAGAATTTGGATCCAGTATGTGTCCAAGTAATGTACCTCTTGAAGATGTCACTTCCTTAGCTATTGATGAGATATACATTCTCTCGATAGAAGGATTAAAGATTCAATGCAGCATGTCAGATCAAGATCCACCATCAGGAATTGCACCAAAACCCATGGATCAGTCTGACGCTCTAGAGTTGATACGTTTTTCCTTAACCTTGGATGAGTGGTTAAGGCTTGACCAGGGAATGCtagaaaacaaagatcaaGATTTAGCTTCTAATGGAAAGGGTCATACGTTAAGGAACAAATTGACACTTGCTCTTCAAGTGTTACTTCGAGATCCATCCCTAAATAATGAACCTATTGGTGCATCTATGCTTGCTCTGATTCAAGTTGAAAGGTCTTTGGATTCCCCAAATTCATCTTTATGTAGTTTGGCTCAAGAAGGAAGAAATAAGGAATCCTTTGGATATGATACGCAGTTGTGGAGAATCACTGAAATTGGTCTAGCGGGTTTGAAAATTGAGCCTGGTGCAGACCATCCATGGTGTACGAAATCACAACAACAGTCTGGATCCCGCTGGTTACTTGCCAATGGTACTGACAAAACCATAAAGTGTCAAGCTTCAGAGTCAAAGGTGATCATTGTATCAAACGTGCAAGCAACTAGAAAGAGGTTGGACACATTGTGGAGTATAATATCTGATAGGCACCATCAAGAAGGTGATTTGAGTAACTCTGCTGCCTCTGTTCcatttacaagaaatttagaCGTGATCTTTTCAAATGAAGTAACAGAAAGATCGTGA
- a CDS encoding S-adenosyl-L-methionine-dependent methyltransferases superfamily protein (S-adenosyl-L-methionine-dependent methyltransferases superfamily protein; CONTAINS InterPro DOMAIN/s: Bacterial Fmu (Sun)/eukaryotic nucleolar NOL1/Nop2p (InterPro:IPR001678); BEST Arabidopsis thaliana protein match is: S-adenosyl-L-methionine-dependent methyltransferases superfamily protein (TAIR:AT5G55920.1); Has 8801 Blast hits to 8742 proteins in 2315 species: Archae - 360; Bacteria - 6022; Metazoa - 655; Fungi - 388; Plants - 256; Viruses - 1; Other Eukaryotes - 1119 (source: NCBI BLink).), with amino-acid sequence MVARRNKPKAPLVKHRFSGGDSHKPKPPPATKQPFSGVESHKPKTSPATKQKFSGVESHKPKTPPGKQRFSGAESRKPKTPPATKQKFSSLERSALYARREAANILRTVLRGDAERRAVASIKSLVLSPSVRNKRGTFALVCETLKYLTVIKDVLDIANVLNSKWKRQEPLVFIVCYDILFGKDTPSIGDAEKFLMRHKEALLSGLATLLVRKKVDSVDQLLGSKLTGHLKPRYVRVNTLKMDVDSAVQELEKHYTVQKDETVPDLLVLPPGSDLHAHRLVANGRIFLQGKASSMVAAALQPQAGWEVLDACSAPGNKTIHLAALMEGQGKIIACELNEERVKRLEHTIKLSGASNIEVCHGDFLGLNPKDPSFAKIRAILLDPSCSGSGTITDRLDHLLPSHSEDNNMNYDSMRLHKLAVFQKKALAHALSFPKVERVVYSTCSIYQIENEDVVSSVLPLASSLGFKLATPFPQWQRRGLPVFAGSEHLLRMDPVEDKEGFFIALFVRANKLDNPKSSELPDRVCRRRPKERTMQLHPYLCPKMFRAWSGTLHRLKTRFLLSRNGC; translated from the exons ATGGTGGCGCGTCGTAACAAACCAAAAGCGCCGCTGGTGAAACACCGATTTTCCGGCGGCGACAgtcacaaaccaaaaccacCACCGGCTACTAAACAACCATTTTCCGGCGTCGAGAgccacaaaccaaaaacatcacCAGCTACAAAGCAAAAGTTTTCCGGCGTCGAGAGTCACAAACCAAAAACGCCGCCGGGAAAACAACGATTTTCCGGCGCCGAGAGTcgcaaaccaaaaacaccacCAGCTACTAAGCAAAAGTTTTCCAGCTTAGAGAGATCAGCTCTCTACGCCAGAAGAGAAGCAGCTAATATACTCCGTACCGTTCTCCGTGGTGACGCCGAGCGACGAGCCGTTGCTTCCATCAAATCACTCGTCTTAAGTCCTTCCGTTCGCAACAAACGCGGCACTTTCGCTCTTGTCTGCGAGACTCTCAAAT ATCTTACTGTGATTAAAGATGTTCTTGATATAGCTAATGTATTGAATAGTAAATGGAAG AGGCAAGAGCCATTGGTCTTCATCGTTTGCTACGATATCCTCTTTGGCAAG GATACTCCATCAATTGGTGATGCAGAGAAGTTTCTTATGCGGCATAAAGAGGCGTTATTGTCAGGTTTAGCTACGCTTTTAGTGAGGAAGAAAGTCGATAGTGTTGATCAGTTGTTGGGTTCTAAGCTTACTG GTCATTTGAAACCACGGTATGTTCGTGTTAATACGCTTAAGATGGATGTGGATTCTGCAGTGCAGGAGCTGGAGAAGCATTACACG GTGCAGAAGGACGAGACAGTTCCTGACTTGTTGGTGTTGCCCCCTGGCAGCGATTTGCATGCTCATCGTTTGGTTGCGAATGGACGTATATTTTTGCAG GGGAAAGCAAGTTCAATGGTAGCAGCAGCACTGCAGCCACAAGCAGGATGGGAG GTTCTTGATGCCTGTTCAGCTCcaggaaacaaaactattCATCTTGCTGCTCTTATGGAAGGACAAGGAAAAATCATAGCATGTGAGCTAAATGAAGAACGAGTTAAGCGTTTGGAACATACTATAAAGCTCTCTGGTGCCTCCA ATATCGAAGTCTGTCATGGTGATTTTTTGGGCCTAAATCCGAAAGATCCTTCTTTTGCGAAG ATTCGGGCTATATTGTTGGATCCTTCTTGCTCTGGCTCTGGCACGATTACAGATCGTTTGGACCATCTCCTTCCTTCTCATTCAGAAG ATAATAACATGAACTATGACTCCATGAGACTGCACAAGCTCGCTGTTTTCCAGAAAAAGGCTCTTGCCCATGCACTCTCCT TTCCAAAGGTTGAGAGAGTCGTATACAGCACATGCTCCATCTACCAAATAGAAAACGAAGATGTCGTCTCCTCTGTTTTACCTCTGGCATCATCCTTGGGCTTCAAACTTGCTACCCCCTTTCCTCAGTGGCAGCGTCGTGGTCTCCCTGTATTTGCAGGAT CTGAACATCTACTTAGGATGGATCCGGTGGAGGACAAAGAAGGGTTCTTCATCGCTTTATTCGTCAGGGCAAACAAACTCGATAACCCAAAATCGTCTGAACTTCCCGATAGAGTGTGTAGACGAAGACCCAAAGAAAGAACCATGCAGTTACATCCCTATCTTTGTCCCAAAATGTTCAGAGCTTGGAGTGGGACCTTGCACAGGCTCAAGACTAGGTTCCTGTTATCACGTAATGGTTgttga